The DNA region AGAACATATAGTACATAGAAGAGCTGGAAATCATAAGCAGACAAAAGATCCTAATAAATGGTGACATACTTCGTGGATGTAGACTATTGGATTAATCTGCTTGCAACCCTAGTGTTGTTTGGACCCATCTAGACAAGGCATTTAAGGTTAGCTTAGGACTAGAGGAAAATTGGTTTTGCTCAGGTTAAACATGTATCTGTCTTATATCTTTCTGTTACATGCTGGTTTGTGTTAACTTGCCTTGTCTGTGGTATTTGATGTTGGCAGCATGAATATTATGTGTGTTCTGGACCATAGCATATGAATGTATTTAGTTGATGCTTGCacactttttatttctttcgaGTGTTAGGCATTTATCGTTATTACCTACAAAGATTCTATATTGTGGGAGTGTAAATAAGTGATGTCAGTTTAGATAGGAGGTCAATGCAAACGACACTTGGAACTTGGAACAATTCTTGATAGAGAACTGTGATGTTTAAGGTTTAAAGTTTAGCTGCTCAAAAGAGATTTTCTTCACATAATTATTTGATCATAAAAGTGACAaaatcctttttatttttttttccttaccttaccttgttttgtttttttacctCTGCAGATTGCATTGATCATTAGTCTTACTGGTCACTGAAACAAGTAAAGAGTATTTGGGTTTGGACCAGCTAAAGAATCAAAACATGAAACAAAGCATGGGCGTTTCCTCCTCTGTAAAATGCAATCATCACCACTTTTAtttactctttcttttttcttttgcaaactGTGTGACTTCTCTGTCTGTTTCTTTGTGGGAATAAAAATCAACAGTTGAGGCTTTCTATGCTTCTCTTTGTATTGtaactttttatttactatGCATTAAATCAGTGTACGAAACAGAAATAGTTAAAAAGAGGAGTGGGTAGTGAAAGAGACAAGACATAAAAGGTTTCACATGCTAAACTGTACTCATGTCTTGAATCTATCATCTGTGACTTAAAGCTTTTGGGAGTTTGCAAAGTTGCACATAACAAAATAGATTTTTGTCCCTTTTCTTTCTCAcatctctcttttgttttctcctcctcttcaaaaATAAACATGTTTTAGCACACACTCAAAGAATATGATTATATAGGTGAACTATATAGTTTTGGCTAACGCTTTGTAAGCTATTTTGTGAGCGAGAAGTGATTCTTTTGAAATGTTTGGCAGAACAAAGTGAGCAAAGGGTCGAATATGATAAGTTAATGCTCGTCTCTATCTGCTCGGTTTCAAATTCAAGTTTTGGCCCCTACAAAGGAAAGATATTTCCTAAAATCGAAccttagaaaaaaataagatgCTATCATATTAATCCAAGAAGTGGAGAATATTTCATTCTCAGCCATGGCGAATTTATCTAGTTTCGCATTTTGTCACTTCAACGTTGGGAAATAAAATGCAAGTAGCTATCGGTTAAGCCACTACTAAAACACTAGATATCAGAGATGCCTCATTTCGTTTTCGGTTCCACTTGTCTCCTACATAGCAAATAGAATAGTTCTGTTTATTTGTCATAGATGCCAAAGCTTAGATATGATAGTATCAAAGATTTAACATAGAAATTAGAAAATACGAAACACATGAAAACTACTTGcagataatatttattaaaatctccTGTtgtaatataacaaaaaaaaaatacaatctgTCTAGTGTCTTgtagatttttaatatatgaaagCAAGATAATGATATTTCACATGATcggtttttacgaaaaaaataaaagtgctAGTTTGAGTAAATAGTACACAACTTGTTACCGATCTGTCTGTAACGCGTTATAGCGATGTTGAACCTAGGGGAATTTGTCTCTCCATTTACGGGAATCTGTTACTCCATTTATGCGATCCAGCTGTGTTAAGAGACTCAACCCCACAACCAATCACTTTAGGGTTCAGACATTTGTCAATTTACATACACTTACTTATGGAATCACTGCTCTGCTTGCATGCATCCACCCCATGTTCTTGTTATCCttttatgaataaaatgaaaatattatgttttaaattttgtatacatGCATGCAGTTTTTTAAGATATGCCTTGCAAAATACTAGTTCAAACTTCAAAACAATTGTTATTTTCCCACTTTAACtgataaaaaacaaaatgtaaaCATTCTAGCAACATTCTTAAACTTTCCAAGTGCAACATTTTACTGAAACAAACAacaatgataaaaaaaagaagacaataAATAAGCAGCCAAACACATTCTCTCACGGTGACTTATTTTCACCGTCGGTTTGCTGATGTAGTTCCTCCACACCCCTATACTCCGTCGTATCAACAGGCTGGCTCACATCCTTCAACTCCACCGCGACCTTGTCCTCTTGAATCCTATCGCCGGTGTCATCATCTCCGGCAACGGCTTCGCTTATGTTCTGTCCCGTTTCCTTGGCCGCTTTCCAGGCCCCGTCCATGGCATCCTTCATGTTATCTCCTGCGTTCAAGGCTGCATCCGTCGCTTTCTTCACCCCTTCCTTTGCCTTATCTGACACGTAACTCGCTGTGGACCTATCGTCGTGACGGTCTCTCATgctctataaaaaaaatcccTAGTCGATTAGCCTTAACTAAAATATCAATGACAGTTATAACGAGAAATAAAAAATGACACATTATTAGATAACAATGTGAAAACTCAAAATGACACTAGCTGTGGACTTACCTCGGTTTGCCTAAATGCGGTGAAGAGGCGGTCGAACCGGGTGGTAGCGTGTCGGAGGACATAACCGGAGACATCTCCGCCATGAGTTTTTGAAATGGTCACGGTCACGAGTCTCTTAATCGACAACCTAATCGGCATAGTTACTTTTCTTGTTTACTTGGTTACACCTAACCCGTGATCTCAACTGCTTTATGAAGTACTTAGCGAAGATCCAAAGCTTGCGGAACGGTGGAGGACTGGGCCAACGACACGTGAACAAACGTACGACACGTTCCTAGTTGATATGTCGTGTATCGACACGTGCTCATAACGTCACTCACTAAATAGTATACTAATCAATCTTATTGGGCCATACTAATTCGGCCCATTAGAGCTCTTACGAAAATCGAAGCTGCCAAAGTTTATCTCTTTCATTGGAATTCGCAGAGAGACTGACTACCTTACGATCGCCGGAGAAAATGGCGGAGATAAAGTGCGTCGGAGTAGTGGGTGCTGGTCAGATGGGTTCAGGAATCGCGCAGCTCGCCGCCACGAACGGCCTCGACGTTTGGATCATGGACGCTGATCGTGATGCGCTCTCTCGAGCCACCGCAGCTATCTCCTCCTCCGTCAATCGATTCGTCTCCAAAGGCCTTCTCTCCAAGGCAAGATCTTTATCGTAATTCCTTAAAAGAATAAACTTTCCTCCTTGGAGTCTACAATTATACAGGATGCTCTGTTCTTGTTATTTTCCGATAAAGTTTGTTGCTTTATTGATTTAGATCACGCGTATAGCTTCTTAGACAACTTCACGATCTTGTGGAGACGCTGTAGTGTTCAGACAAGAGTGTATTTCAGGATAAAGGACAGTTAAAACGGTCTGAGTGATTTGTGCATTGCAGGAAGCGGGTGATGATGCTATGCGTCGTCTACGTTTAACATCAAACCTCCAAGATCTGCGTTCTGCTGATATCATCATCGAAGCCATTTTGGAGTCCGAAGACATTAAGAAGAAGCTGTTCAAGGAGTTAGATGGTATAGCCAAGAGTTCTGCGATTCTAGCTTCTAACACAAGTTCCATCTCCATCACTCGTCTTGCTTCCGCAACTCAAAGACCTACCCAGGTTACAAGACTCTTATTACATCTTCTGCTCGTCTATATATTGTTCATAAAGTGTGTGTTCTTCTTCGTCTATAGGTCATTGGAATGCACTTTATGAACCCTCCTCCAATAATGAAACTGGTTGAGATCATTCGCGGCGCTGATACCTCACAAGAGACGTTTATTGCTACAAAAGCTCTAGCTGAAAGGTTTGGGAAGACAACAGTGTGCTCACAAGACTACGCGGGCTTCATCGTGAACAGGATCCTCATGCCGATGATCAATGAAGCGTTCCACACACTTTACACCGGGGTGGCTACTAAGGAGGACATTGACAGCGGGATGAAACACGGCACAAACCAACCGATGGGGCCTCTGGAGTTAGCGGACTTGATCGGTCTAGACGTGTGCTTGTCGATAATGAAAGTGCTGCATCAGGGACTTGGGGACTCTAAATACGCGCCGTGTCCTCTTCTTGTACAGTACGTTGATGCTGGAAGATTAGGAAGAAAACGAGGAGTAGGAGTGTATGACTACCGTAAGAAGGCTGGTACTCCATCTCCTCGGCTCTGATAAaacgaaaaaatcaaaatcaataatAGAGAAGGATGATGAAGATACATTTGGCAACAGTAAATGCTTTGTCGATTGTGTTtggtttctttctttgttcCTTGGCCTATATGAAGTTATGGGTCAGTATAAGCAAACTCCCTCTGTTTGTAATCTGGATACTCGATGTTACCTTTGACAATTTAATAAGTgataaacttttgtaaattgttTACGTAAAATATTTCAACTAGTAAAGTAGTAATCAACTTATTATCGATGACGAAGGTATTCAAGAGATAATGAAGAAAATCATCACATGATAACATATATAAGTTGATGATGCAACGTATTACTAGTCAAATAGCTACAGACAAATCTCTgttgacaaaacaaaaatagcaaaaaaaaactttacattAATGTATATTTACTAATTACTATCTTAATCTATAAACTTGAATGGTTACTCCGAGTTTTAATATTCCTTTCGTTTTGCTAAGttagatgttttagaaaaaaaaaattatttcacaaaatagatttttttgtattttctataaaaaattatgattttcaaaaaaattaaatgattttattaatttattattgattaaaaattattaaaatttgaaaattacgatatatttattataattatttaatgaattttcttaatatacggaaaaactcaaaaatttatttttctgaaacagagaaaataataaattgtcaaattattaattatatttttcattttaatatgaaatatctTTTATCTTATTTGTAAATTGTgcttatgttttaaatattggCGAGCATCTTCTTATCTTTGACTTCTcatattcttcattttctttatttaaaattttttaattgacaTATTTTTGGTAACATAGTAAAAACAAAGCAAGATTAAAAagcagagttaaaaaaaaaagaaaataacagtGGCAGTAAATTTTATGAacattctctctctcctcaagaAGTTGAAGTATCCGGTGAAGCTGCCGATACTCTCGGAGAAGTAACAGGAAACAGCGGCAAAAGCTGCGGCTCCGATTCCCTCGGAGTTGAAATAGGCGACCTATGCAAGTAATACCCTTTCTCCGAGATCGCTCTCTCTTCCTCCGACAATGGTGACATCCTGTCGAAAGGGTCACCGTCGTTCCCGTCGCCACCGTGTTTCAGCGGCGTCACGGGGCTGTTCAGTGCTAGCTTCGGGAAGTCAAGACAGCTAGGCGACAGAATCTCTTGATTCCTCGGCGAGAATCTTGGACTTCCGGCACCGTTCCCGCCGCCGATCATGAGTGTGTTAATCATGAGGCTGTTCTTGAGGCTGTTGCTGTTCGATCTCCTCTCGTATAGTTTGTTTCCCGTGTGTTTCTTCGGCTGCGTCGTTTTGACCGGTGGAATCACGAAAGTACTCTTGCCGGAAGGAGAGGGAGGAGGACGCGGCGAGTCTGGGGATCTCGGGGAGGAGGTGCCGGTTAGCATCTGGACGACTTGTTTGAAAGTGGAAGTGTCTGCTTGAACGAAAGTTGTTGGGTAATGATCAGATCTGGTGATGATGTGGTGATGTAAAGATCCATTGATGATGGAAGAGGAAGCTGATGATGAAGTAGTGGAAGACGGGTTTGGTTTTGTTGTGGTCTCCATAGATGTTTATTGAACTTTTTAGAAGTTCACCAAAGTCTATATGTAACTAGAAGTCTTCTGTGTGAGTTTGAGtgaaagagaagatgatgatgaaactAAAAAATGGAGAGTCTCCTCTTGAGGTTTTGGGATTATAAAAGAAGTTGGATtggttgtttttatttaatttggaaTCTTTCTTTAtgataaataaaactattgcaattaaaaaaaatatagacaaATGAAAGTTGACATGAGGATTTGTGCCCAGGGGaatcaaaatatgttttattaggCAGTTTTTAAATTCTTACTTTGAATTTGTCTGCCATAGACTAGAGTGCATAAAGGAAATAAATTTGTAGATTAAATGAAAGAAGTGAACTTTGTCTTTATTAGCCCctaacattaaaattttacacaTTATTAAGAGAGTGCTCGCATAATTGATATAGATTATTCGAAATCCAAAACTTTATGCAACAAcaaattatatttgatatatcaAGAAAAAAAGAGTGACAAAAAGTTGACAACATAAATGCCTTTtccttttccaaaaaaaaaaagagagatattCATTCATAATGTTCCTCTCCGCTGACGTAATAATCAAAGTTATATCTTTATATGCATGCCATACATGATACAGATATGAATATATAGGACTATCGTATCTAGGAAATGTTTCACATGCCAATCAAAGTAGTACACATACACCTATATTGTGTTTGCACATAATGTATGCGTGTGAGTGTGACATCGAcgtatcaaatttttatttgtgattACAAATGAAAGAAACTTCAAGTTCTTTCTCTTAGTGGACTATCTATATGTGTGCGATATTGCATACTTTTTCAACTAAAAATTCTGGTAGATATATAAGCCCATGATACAGTCACAAGAAAAGATAGAGATAGCATAAgtgataataaaataaataatgaactAGTCGACGTTTGAATAACGTACATAAATATAGACGGCACAattatttggattttgttttcttcctctACGACTCGTTCACATAAGTAGACTTTTGGCTAAATTTAGAGAAAATTTCTTGTTCATTTCAATTAGAATCAGTCTACTCAACATTTCTTTCCtaattctaacaaaaatattttgtgcaagtttcaatttttttttttttcccttctgATTTTTATTGATGAAACtgaaaaaacatacaagatgaAATCCAAATGCCAGCGGATACGACTTAAAATCCCTGAAATCCCTGGAAACATAGCCCACAACAGGGGATCGCAAACCCAAACAAGTGAACAACGGGTGACATACAACAACTACTAAGATCACTAGATTAATCTTCACTCTTACATCCAAACCCGTGAACAATCCTTGGTAGTGAGAATAGAGATGATACCTATTGGCTTTGATCAGCCGGATCTCTTCCGAGAGCCAGACAAGAGAGAGTAAGCGATGCAATGGCCTTCACAACTACGACACCAGACCAAACTTACATGAACCTTCAGTTCCATGAACCAAGCCAGAACCACAATGTCTAACACCAAAAACCAACTCAAGAAGCAAACAAACGCCTTACACTAAAGCTCCCTTCTCAACTGAACCTTCATCGGAAAATCTAAAGGCCTCAACCTCTTTATAATGCTTCAACTAACAGAAGCCACCGAGGACGAGAGAGGCAAATGACAATCCGGTAGACACACTTATTCAAAGGACAGGAGAAGAGCTCATAACAGAGAGATGGAGGCGACCAGAACCATGAATCTTCTCTTCTCAAAGGTGTTAGACCTGCTCTGCTCACCACACACCACTACACCGTCAACACATGACCGCACCATCAACACACCACCGCTTAAACCGTTGCTGAAACAAAAACCAAGAGGACAAACACTAAAACCCAACAAGAACGCCTCAGATTTTCAACCTCTCTGACAAGGAACATACGACAGATGGGATAAAAAGATGAAGCACAAGCCAAGACGAAGCAAACGAACAAGGCTGACACAAAACATGACCATCTGCACCAGAAATCTAAAAGGGAAACAACTCAAGATCTGTAGATCTAACAGATTCAAACCCCAAAATTTCTAGATCTGTTAACAGACAAAAAGGAGATGATGAGAGAGGTGAAGAGAAAACGAAATACAAGAGGACGAGTCACTCCGGTGGCGGCGAGGAGCGCCCACCACCGGAGAAAGCAACGAAAGGCTGGCTGCGCAAGTTTCAATTTAGACTGGCCTTTTTATAGAAACGGAGGAAAAAGAAAGATGCGACAGGCGTGCATGTATTGAGCCGCAAACCctaatgataatatataaattaaaagtcaCCTGACCGTCGGGACACTTGTAATGCCAAAGATTGGTTTGTTTCCCTT from Brassica napus cultivar Da-Ae unplaced genomic scaffold, Da-Ae ScsIHWf_141;HRSCAF=253, whole genome shotgun sequence includes:
- the LOC125597284 gene encoding 3-hydroxybutyryl-CoA dehydrogenase-like, whose protein sequence is MAEIKCVGVVGAGQMGSGIAQLAATNGLDVWIMDADRDALSRATAAISSSVNRFVSKGLLSKEAGDDAMRRLRLTSNLQDLRSADIIIEAILESEDIKKKLFKELDGIAKSSAILASNTSSISITRLASATQRPTQVIGMHFMNPPPIMKLVEIIRGADTSQETFIATKALAERFGKTTVCSQDYAGFIVNRILMPMINEAFHTLYTGVATKEDIDSGMKHGTNQPMGPLELADLIGLDVCLSIMKVLHQGLGDSKYAPCPLLVQYVDAGRLGRKRGVGVYDYRKKAGTPSPRL
- the LOC125597289 gene encoding uncharacterized protein LOC125597289, with product MPIRLSIKRLVTVTISKTHGGDVSGYVLRHATTRFDRLFTAFRQTESMRDRHDDRSTASYVSDKAKEGVKKATDAALNAGDNMKDAMDGAWKAAKETGQNISEAVAGDDDTGDRIQEDKVAVELKDVSQPVDTTEYRGVEELHQQTDGENKSP
- the LOC125597287 gene encoding VQ motif-containing protein 19-like; protein product: METTTKPNPSSTTSSSASSSIINGSLHHHIITRSDHYPTTFVQADTSTFKQVVQMLTGTSSPRSPDSPRPPPSPSGKSTFVIPPVKTTQPKKHTGNKLYERRSNSNSLKNSLMINTLMIGGGNGAGSPRFSPRNQEILSPSCLDFPKLALNSPVTPLKHGGDGNDGDPFDRMSPLSEEERAISEKGYYLHRSPISTPRESEPQLLPLFPVTSPRVSAASPDTSTS